From the genome of Oncorhynchus tshawytscha isolate Ot180627B linkage group LG31, Otsh_v2.0, whole genome shotgun sequence, one region includes:
- the naxe gene encoding NAD(P)H-hydrate epimerase: MLSVRALFRIGFLVTLRATTVLSRRRACPLVSVTNSLYKECFSGQVSTMAQSIKYLGQEEAQQIDEELFSEYGFSVDQLMELAGLSCATAITRAYPTSSLVKARPSLLVICGPGNNGGDGLVCARHLKLFGYAPTILYPKRPNKLLFQGLTTQCEKMDIPFLTEMPEAMVVDEAYNLVIDAIFGFSFKGAVREPFGSILDVLKKTTVPIVSIDIPSGWDVEQGSTDGLQPDMLISLTAPKKSAKHFCGRYHYLGGRFVPPAMEKKYQLNLPLYPNTDCVYQLQ; the protein is encoded by the exons ATGTTGAGTGTGCGGGCTCTGTTTAGGATTGGGTTCCTTGTGACATTACGGGCAACCACAGTCCTCTCCCGCAGGAGGGCATGTCCATTGGTCAGTGTGACGAATAGTCTATATAAGGAGTGCTTCAGTGGACAAGTGTCCACCATGGCCCAGTCCATAAAATACCTtgg GCAGGAGGAGGCTCAACAAATTGACGAGGAGTTGTTCTCAGAGTATGGCTTCAGTGTGGACCAGCTGATGGAGCTGGCTGGGCTCAGCTGTGCTACAGCAATCACCAGG GCCTACCCCACCAGCTCTCTGGTCAAAGCCAGACCCTCTTTGCTTGTGATTTGTGGCCCAGGTAACAATGGAGGAGATGGCCTGGTCTGTGCCAGACATCTCAAACTCTTT GGTTATGCACCCACCATActgtacccaaagaggccaaACAAACTGTTGTTCCAGGGCCTGACCACCCAGTGTGAGAAGATGGACATCCCTTTCCTAACTGAAATGCCTGAG GCAATGGTGGTTGACGAGGCTTACAACCTGGTGATAGACGCCATCTTTGGCTTCAGCTTCAAGGGTGCAGTGCGGGAGCCTTTTGGCTCCATCCTGGATGTGCTGAAGAAGACCACTGTACCCATAGTTAGTATTGACATCCCCTCAG GTTGGGATGTGGAGCAGGGCAGCACAGATGGACTCCAGCCAGACATGCTAATCTCCCTGACTGCCCCTAAGAAGTCAGCAAAACACTTCTGTGGACGCTACCACTATCTGGGGGGACGTTTTGTGCCTCCTGCCATGGAGAAGAAGTACCAGCTCAACCTTCCTCTGTACCCCAATACTGACTGTGTGTACCAGCTGCAGTAG